One genomic region from Yamadazyma tenuis chromosome 4, complete sequence encodes:
- the ARP2 gene encoding Arp2/3 complex subunit, actin nucleation center (EggNog:ENOG503NU86; BUSCO:EOG09262MEK; COG:Z): MADTPIVLDQGTGFVKIGRAGTNFPDHTFPSIVGRPILRAEERSTLVPSDIEIKDIMCGSEASEVRNLLEISYPMENGIIKNWEDMEHLWDYAFYERMKIDTTGKKVLLTEPPMNPLKNRETMCEVMFEKYNFSGVYVAIQAVLALYAQGLSSGVVVDSGDGVTHIVPVYESVVLNHLTKRLDVAGRDVTRNLINLLLRRGYAFNRTADFETVRQIKEKLCYVSYDLQLDTKLAQETTTLVESYELPDGRVIKVGSERFEAPECLFQPHLVDVESPGVGETLFNAIQSADVDVRSTLFKAIVLSGGSSMYPGLPSRLEKELKQLWLTKVLNGDASRLDKFKVKIEDPPRRRHMVFIGGAVLANIMADRDHMWVNKHEWEEQGPSILTKLGPR, translated from the exons ATGGCAGACACTCCAATTG TTCTTGACCAGGGTACTGGGTTTGTCAAAATAGGACGGGCAGGAACTAATTTCCCAGACCACACATTTCCCTCCATCGTTGGAAGACCAATCTTGCGGGCAGAAGAACGTAGTACCTTGGTACCATCTGACATCGAGATCAAGGACATCATGTGTGGGTCTGAAGCCAGTGAAGTCAGaaaccttcttgaaatcagTTATCCCATGGAAAATGgaatcatcaaaaactgGGAAGATATGGAGCATTTATGGGACTATGCCTTCTACGAAAGAATGAAGATCGATACCACCGGCAAGAAGGTATTGTTAACCGAACCTCCAATGAATCCGTTGAAAAATAGAGAAACCATGTGTGAAGTGATGTTCGAAAAGTACAACTTCAGCGGTGTTTATGTGGCAATTCAAGCGGTGTTGGCCTTGTACGCTCAAGGATTATCGTCCGGTGTTGTGGTCGATTCTGGGGATGGTGTTACACACATTGTGCCTGTTTATgaatcggtggtgttgaaccACTTGACCAAGAGATTGGACGTGGCTGGTAGAGACGTAACCAggaacttgatcaacttgttatTACGCCGTGGCTATGCTTTCAACAGGACGGCTGACTTTGAAACCGTTCGTCAAATTAAAGAGAAGTTGTGCTATGTGTCATACGACTTGCAATTAGATACTAAGTTGGCTCAAGAAACCACAACTTTAGTGGAATCATACGAATTACCTGATGGAAGAGTCATTAAAGTCGGTTCCGAAAGATTCGAAGCTCCGGAGTGCTTGTTTCAACCTCATTTGGTAGATGTAGAACTGCCTGGTGTTGGTGAAACCTTGTTCAATGCTATCCAATCTGCTGATGTGGATGTCAGATCCACCTTGTTCAAAGCCATTGTGTTGTCGGGTGGTTCATCGATGTATCCCGGACTACCATCTCGTTTGGAAAAAGAATTGAAGCAGTTGTGGTTGACAAAGGTATTGAACGGTGATGCTTCAAGATTGGATAAGTTCAAGGTGAAGATTGAAGATCCTCCTAGAAGAAGACATATGGTGTTTATCGGAGGAGCCGTGTTGGCCAACATTATGGCTGATAGAGATCACATGTGGGTGAATAAGCACGAGTGGGAGGAACAGGGTCCAAGTATCTTGACCAAATTAGGTCCAAGATAG
- a CDS encoding uncharacterized protein (MEROPS:MER0192051; COG:C; EggNog:ENOG503NX6K) — protein MMEDTSSDNFKNVITKEPEHIKPEMVIENFAKSYPIPVPNTYQRVITKLGRIFGTCGVCCFLCSNPYEEVQQGEVGLIRRFGALQRTVEPGLSYVNTWSERLTRVSVKITIADIPAQSCFTRDNVSVVITSVVYYNIIDPQKAIFSIADIHTAIMERTQTTLRDVIGNRVLQDVVEKREEIAVAIESIIAKTAFDWGVNIESILIKDLSLPPKVQESLSMAAEAKRIGESKIINAKAEVESAKLMRKAADILASKPAMQIRYLDAMQSMARNAGSKVIFMPSSNEVERMASSISGQVPTGQEEVSENLTGSGLDPRSIENNISLQEAIRN, from the coding sequence ATGATGGAAGACACTAGCTCtgacaatttcaaaaatgtCATTACCAAAGAACCAGAACATATCAAGCCAGAAATggtgattgaaaactttgCCAAATCATACCCAATTCCTGTGCCCAACACCTACCAGCGagtcatcaccaaactcgGTAGGATTTTTGGTACCTGTGGTGTATGCTGCTTCTTGTGCTCCAATCCGTACGAAGAAGTCCAACAAGGTGAAGTAGGTTTAATTAGGCGGTTTGGTGCATTACAAAGAACTGTTGAACCAGGTTTATCGTACGTTAATACTTGGTCTGAGAGGTTGACCCGGGTATCGGTCAAGATAACTATTGCCGATATTCCTGCCCAAAGCTGCTTTACTCGTGATAATGTCAGTGTGGTGATCACCTCAGTGGTGTACTACAACATCATTGATCCGCAAAAGGCCATTTTCTCGATTGCCGACATCCATACTGCTATTATGGAAAGAACCCAAACCACCTTGAGAGACGTCATTGGTAACCGGGTGTTGCAGGATGTGGTGGAGAAACGTGAGGAAATCGCTGTGGCCATCGAGAGTATCATTGCCAAAACCGCTTTTGACTGGGGTGTTAACATAGAGTCAATTTTAATTAAAGACTTGAGCTTACCTCCTAAAGTCCAGGAATCATTATCAATGGCAGCTGAAGCCAAGCGGATTGGTGAAAGTAAAATCATCAATGCCAAGGCCGAAGTAGAAAGtgccaagttgatgagaaaaGCGGCTGATATTTTGGCTTCAAAGCCTGCTATGCAAATCCGGTACTTGGATGCCATGCAATCTATGGCCAGGAATGCCGGAAGTAAGGTGATTTTTATGCCTTCATCCAATGAGGTTGAGAGAATGGCTTCCAGTATTTCAGGACAGGTACCGACCGGCCAGGAAGAAGTCTCTGAGAATTTGACAGGTTCGGGCTTGGACCCCAGATCCATTGAGAATAACATCTCGTTGCAGGAAGCCATCAGAAATTAA
- the EPT1 gene encoding Phosphotransferase (EggNog:ENOG503NUD8; COG:I), whose product MGFYIPQDKLPNLKLYKYSSEDHSTISRLVLKPWWNWFVQLFPRSMAPNVITLLGLVFIICNLFSVFYYDPYLNQDSPRWCYFFYAFGLFMYQTFDGCDGCHARNTGQSGPLGELFDHSIDAINTTLGSIVFCSVLQTGYSKLFLLTQFASVTNFYMSTWEEYHTHTLFLSTFSGPVEGILMIIGMFAIIGVFGPGIFQYKLLAVNNSWVVFDVDVKTAASLLGLGSLYFNIAQAFGNVARYYRRSKDSVAASKAIDMAYQGLIPFFSYYTSIAMLVTVFPDYLYQFGLPLSLSIGLSIAFAVGRIILAHLTIQSFPMVHLPMIVPVVQLVTTKFCVDVYGYDLFDVVYSSAWLGFGVTLGIHGSFINEIIYEITTYLDIYALSIKHKKA is encoded by the coding sequence ATGGGATTCTACATACCGCAAGATAAATTGCCCAACTTAAAGTTGTACAAGTACTCATCGGAAGATCACTCGACCATCTCTaggttggtgttgaaaccATGGTGGAACTGGTTTGTACAACTTTTCCCGCGGTCAATGGCCCCTAATGTCATTACCTTGCTTGGGCTTGTGTTTAttatttgcaacctttTCAGTGTGTTCTACTATGATCCATACCTCAATCAAGACAGTCCTCGGTGGTGCTACTTCTTCTACGCGTTCGGTTTGTTCATGTACCAAACATTTGATGGATGTGATGGGTGCCATGCCCGGAACACTGGTCAAAGCGGACCTCTTGGTGAATTATTCGACCACTCGATTGATGCCATTAACACCACCCTTGGGTCCATTGTGTTCTGTTCAGTGTTGCAGACGGGCTATAGCAAGTTGTTCTTGCTCACGCAGTTTGCGTCGGTAACAAACTTCTACATGTCCACCTGGGAAGAGTACCATACTCATACGCTTTTCTTATCGACATTTTCCGGGCCTGTTGAAGGGATTTTGATGATCATTGGTATGTTTGCAATTATAGGCGTCTTTGGACCTGGCATCTTCCAATACAAGCTTCTCGCAGTCAACAATCTGTGGGTGGTATTTGATGTTGACGTGAAAACTGCCGCTCTGTTATTAGGCCTTGGGTCACTTTACTTTAATATCGCCCAAGCGTTCGGAAACGTGGCTCGGTACTACCGCCGTTCGAAGGACTCTGTGGCTGCATCTAAGGCCATTGACATGGCTTACCAGGGGCTCATTCCTTTCTTTTCCTATTATACTTCCATAGCAATGTTGGTGACGGTGTTCCCAGACTACTTGTACCAGTTTGGATTGCCTCTTTCCCTTTCCATTGGTCTTTCGATTGCCTTTGCGGTGGGAAGAATTATTCTTGCTCACTTGACGATCCAGTCGTTCCCAATGGTTCACTTGCCCATGATTGTGCCGGTGGTGCAACTCGTCACCACAAAGTTCTGTGTGGACGTGTATGGATACGACTTGTTTGACGTGGTGTATTCGCTGGCATGGTTGGGCTTTGGAGTGACGTTGGGGATCCATGGCCTGTTTATCAACGAGATTATTTATGAGATCACAACATACTTGGATATCTATGCCTTGTccatcaaacacaaaaagGCATAG
- a CDS encoding acyl-CoA dehydrogenase (EggNog:ENOG503NUVD; COG:E), with translation MTDLDIPAVFLDKISPRGLEAIRKTYDFVHNYCIPADALYFDQISQDPEQRWKTTPEVTEKLKQKAKQLGLWNMFLSKHYTDGPGYTNLEYGLMAQFLGRSFVAPEATNTGAPDTGNMEILAKFGSAYHREQYLLPLLRGEIRSAFLMTEKGTSSSNALNISCSAQKNSHGNYVLNGVKWFASGAGDPRCRVWLVMCKTESSDNIYRNHSVLVLDAKKALASGKAKLIRPLSVFGYDDAPHGHCEVEFNDFEVPAEDMDNSILGKVGMGFEIIQSRLGPGRIHHCMRLIGAGEYALMRAVSRAAGRDIFGKPMVKRESFLNAYGEHKLSLQKCRLLVLNAAHQIDISNAKTAKRDIAMAKIETPRAVLKILDWCIQVYGAEGVSQDTELAKMYAHARTLRIADGPDEAHLGQLARDESKKFAEVVKYFEGHKARQDQVSKL, from the coding sequence ATGACAGACCTTGACATTCCAGCAGTATTCCTTGATAAGATCTCACCACGTGGCCTCGAGGCGATCCGCAAGACCTACGACTTTGTGCATAACTACTGTATTCCTGCGGATGCTCTCTACTTTGACCAAATTTCCCAGGATCCCGAACAAAGGTGGAAAACCACTCCTGAAGtcactgaaaaattgaaacaaaagGCCAAACAATTAGGTTTGTGGAACATGTTCCTCTCTAAGCACTATACCGATGGACCTGGCTACACAAACTTGGAGTATGGCCTTATGGCGCAATTCTTGGGCCGGTCGTTCGTGGCACCCGAGGCCACCAATACAGGTGCACCCGATACAGGTAACATGGAGATTCTCGCCAAGTTCGGCTCGGCCTATCACCGGGAGCAGTACCTCCTTCCATTGCTCCGCGGTGAGATCCGCTCGGCGTTCTTGATGACAGAAAAAGGcacttcttcatccaatgCCTTGAACATCTCATGCTCGGCCCAGAAGAATTCACACGGCAACTACGTTCTCAATGGAGTCAAGTGGTTTGCCTCTGGTGCAGGTGATCCTCGGTGTCGCGtgtggttggtgatgtgCAAAACCGAGTCTCTGGACAACATCTACCGTAATCACAGtgtgttggtgttggatgCGAAAAAGGCTTTAGCTTCAGGAAAAGCCAAATTGATCCGACCACTCAGCGTGTTTGGCTATGACGATGCTCCTCATGGACACTGTGAGGTGGAGTTCAACGACTTTGAGGTGCCAGCCGAGGATATGGATAATTCTATCCTTGGTAAGGTGGGTATGGGATTTGAGATCATCCAGTCTCGTTTAGGCCCTGGGCGTATTCACCACTGTATGCGTCTTATTGGTGCCGGAGAATATGCCTTAATGAGGGCGGTGCTGAGGGCTGCCGGCAGAGACATTTTCGGCAAGCCCATGGTGAAGAGAGAATCATTTCTCAATGCTTATGGAGAGCATAAGCTTTCACTTCAGAAATGCCGTCTTTTGGTGCTTAATGCAGCTCATCAAATCGATATTTCGAATGCTAAGACTGCCAAAAGAGATATAGCCATGGCCAAAATCGAGACTCCCAGAGCAGTattgaagattcttgaCTGGTGTATTCAGGTTTATGGGGCTGAAGGAGTGTCTCAAGACACAGAGCTTGCAAAGATGTATGCTCACGCTCGGACTTTGAGAATCGCAGATGGACCAGATGAAGCACACCTTGGACAGCTTGCACGGGACGAGTCAAAGAAGTTTGCGGAGGTGGTGAAGTACTTTGAGGGACACAAGGCACGTCAAGACCAAGTCCTGAAGTTGTGA
- the MPS1 gene encoding Serine/threonine kinase mps1 (EggNog:ENOG503NVRQ; COG:T; BUSCO:EOG092610LQ), whose protein sequence is MDGFDWLKLPQSASSTQKIRPTSPAPPSVSFGGLGPSDSALSSSLRHNASADNVSIPSAKTTRIHSYSDTALVSDDNQASQALADDTGIPLSLTTQDLTLAESRTYIRWYSDILARTETRTISMVDVYKFLHNFKLSAELKDKLNRLFFKILNSINIGEFFALLRLISHCLQGNSLHRGLIRVAAPVPAPPSILSKKRQSGDDEEDDDTLNDSQDPSVPANPTSNPLDLDSFTQFMLTGERPDDKPSKKRSKKLKSVTFSDQIVTDVHESLGPPVPSPAPSPSPQNEIDYSLPMDQLLNRISSQSKNPDAEEQQILDDMGSQLNHFRNLNNVDTASIGGVPSSAPFGHQQYDSQLLRPNMTGPAQMSQYLQKQQQEPQQLRPNVTGPYDMMKIFSPSPDESPQQSVEQPVAQAPRVSLQLFTDQMTGSTAENTLANSRLDATASPNQDRPLPPPPVPAARRARSLSSPTPNGRSVPPPPPPSRRRGVSSTVSSPPPQAFQVPPQAYQVPPQSAPALPPKVIPTEAFYPPPQQQELSAQSSGSTTNILDDLKELQAEVDHTYPDPTNDVVNPNANTSITSSYNQHSNHSMSHPGSDRNLSHNSVTKLSNYNANLSNHHMSLSNHNTNNLSEQASDPLPTTNPSTYRTASPQVRYRPSSENSLSDRFTDRIMPPVKRLRGPKRFGKLIGPPQRVVRTSVDTPSPVQEQSKRPSPSSNEFDLSFLDKDKELELRKRIEEQKKLNELESRRARADAKAKAIKALSTHEEPVSMERIRNPLVELPPSQNNIARSDDNGFRKPKLPRPSPVKEKGAHDEEKENMTPVEHKPHPVDLIKGDIVQLPPAIVQSIQSRKPDKTQTQSVDEPRKKAITINNVQYEKLELLGRGGTSKVYKVKSLVDNRLYAIKKVTFDQFDDACIKCFKGEIDLLLKLRNNARVVQLVDYAIGEGQIYLVMECGEIDLSHVLHNRLKGDSKLDLNFVKFYATELLTCVQTVHQAEIVHSDLKPANFLFVRGVLKIIDFGIADSVPDHTANVYRDAQIGTPNYMAPEAWVNVNDSMSPMKQSSTEHKNTWKVSKPSDIWSCGCIIYQMIYGKPPYGKYSGNQRIMAVLNPQVKIQYPSKGIGGVPVPTSAIELMENCLARIPNDRWTVDRCLTSDFLKPKVVSENFIRDLVHSAVNFGYNNRANGTGIISTDVYDKLVETVMRQIEELNFS, encoded by the exons ATGGACGGTTTTGACTGGCTCAAACTCCCACAATCTGCGTCTAGTACACAGAAGATACGGCCAACATCACCAGCCCCTCCATCCGTCTCGTTTGGCGGTTTGGGTCCTTCCGATTCTGCCTTATCCTCGTCCCTTCGGCATAACGCTCTGGCAGACAATGTTTCAATTCCATCAGCCAAAACCACTAGAATCCATTCCTATAGCGACACGGCGCTCGTATCAGATGACAATCAGGCATCTCAGGCACTTGCCGATGATACCGGCATCCCCCTTTCCCTAACCACCCAAGACCTTACCCTTGCCGAGTCTCGAACTTACATTCGATGGTATTCGGATATCTTGGCTAGAACCGAAACCAGAACCATTCTGATGGTCGACGTCTATAAGTTTCTTCACAACTTCAAGCTCTCGGCCGAATTGAAGGATAAATTAAACCGTCTTTTCTTTAAGATTCTCAACTCCATTAATATCGGTGAGTTCTTTGCCTTACTTCGACTTATATCCCACTGCTTGCAGGGGAATCTGTTGCATCGAGGGTTAATCAGGGTGGCAGCACCGGTGCCGGCGCCTCCGTCCATTTTGAGTAAGAAACGTCAAAGtggagatgatgaagaagacgatgacACCCTCAACGATTCTCAAGACCCCAGTGTTCCTGCCAATCCAACTTCCAACCCGTTGGATTTGGACAGCTTCACCCAGTTCATGCTTACGGGCGAGCGGCCAGACGATAAACCCAGCAAAAAGCGAAGCAAAAAGCTAAAATCTGTCACATTCTCTGATCAAATCGTCACGGATGTCCACGAATCGTTGGGCCCACCAGTCCCATCACCTGCCCCGTCGCCGTCTCCACAGAACGAGATTGACTACTCGCTTCCAATGGATCAATTGCTCAACCGGATCTCTTCCCAGCTGAAGAATCCAGATGCAGAAGAACAACAGATTTTGGACGATATGGGGCTGCAGTTGAACCATTTCCGGAACCTAAACAACGTCGATACCGCTTCCATTGGTGGAGTGCCATCTTCAGCCCCATTTGGCCATCAACAGTACGATTCCCAGCTTCTACGACCCAATATGACGGGTCCTGCTCAAATGTCGCAGTACCTTcagaaacaacaacagGAACCACAACAGCTTCGACCTAATGTCACCGGCCCGTACGatatgatgaagatattttCGCCATCCCCAGATGAGCTGCCACAGCAGTCTGTTGAACAGCCGGTTGCACAGGCACCTAGAGTATCACTTCAATTGTTCACAGACCAAATGACTGGTTCCACCGCTGAAAACACACTTGCAAACTCTCGTCTTGATGCCACCGCATCGCCTAACCAAGACAGACCGTTACCTCCGCCTCCAGTACCAGCAGCTCGTCGGGCCCGGTCTTTATCACTGCCCACTCCTAACGGACGCTCTgtaccaccacctcctccaccaTCTAGACGAAGAGGTGTCTCAAGCACGGTCAGCTCACCGCCACCCCAGGCGTTCCAAGTACCACCCCAGGCGTACCAAGTGCCACCCCAGTCGGCGCCAGCTCTCCCACCCAAAGTAATTCCAACTGAAGCCTTCTATCCACCGCCgcaacaacaagaactttcaGCCCAATCCTCTGGAAGCACCACTaacattcttgatgaccTCAAGGAGCTTCAGGCTGAGGTCGATC ATACCTAT CCGGATCCGACTAATGATGTAGTGAATCCAAATGCCAACACGAGCATCACTTCTTCCTACAACCAACACTCCAATCATAGCATGAGCCATCCTGGCTCCGACAGAAATCTCTCGCACAACAGTGTGACGAAATTGTCCAATTACAATGCCAATTTATCAAATCACCACATGAGCTTATCCAACCacaacacaaacaacttATCTGAACAAGCCTCCGACCCATTACCCACAACCAATCCATCCACATACAGAACAGCTTCTCCGCAAGTGAGGTATAGACCTTCAAGCGAGAACTCGTTGTCGGATCGTTTTACTGATAGAATTATGCCTCCAGTCAAGCGTTTGAGGGGCCCCAaaagatttggaaaattAATAGGGCCTCCTCAACGAGTGGTAAGAACATCTGTAGATACCCCTTCTCCAGTCCAGGAGCAGTCTAAACGACCTTCCCCATCTTCGAACGAATTTGATCTCAGTTTCCTTGACAAAGATAAAGAGTTGGAGCTCAGGAAGCGAATTGAGGAACAAAAGAAGCttaatgaacttgaaagcAGAAGAGCAAGAGCAGATGCCAAAGCGAAAGCCATAAAAGCGTTATCAACACACGAAGAGCCAGTTTCTATGGAACGGATACGGAATCCGTTGGTAGAACTTCCACCTTCCCAGAACAATATTGCTCGTCTGGACGATAACGGGTTCAGAAAACCCAAATTACCAAGACCTTCGCCGGTCAAGGAGAAAGGAGCTCACGAcgaagagaaagagaatatGACACCTGTTGAGCATAAACCTCATCCGGTAGACCTAATTAAGGGAGATATTGTACAACTTCCTCCAGCAATTGTACAATCCATTCAATCAAGAAAGCCCGATAAAACTCAAACCCAACTGGTTGATGAGCCCAGAAAGAAAGCCATAACCATTAATAATGTACAATACGAAAAGCTAgagcttcttggaagaggaggaaCATCCAAAGTCTACAAAGTCAAGTCTCTTGTTGATAATCGGCTTTATGCCATTAAGAAAGTCACTtttgaccaatttgatGACGCATGCATCAAATGCTTCAAAGGTGAAATCGacttattgttgaagttgcgAAACAACGCCAGGGTTGTGCAACTTGTGGACTACGCCATTGGAGAAGGGCAAATATACCTTGTGATGGAGTGTGGGGAGATCGATCTCTCACATGTTTTGCATAACCGATTAAAAGGGGACAGcaagttggacttgaattTTGTCAAGTTCTACGCCACCGAGTTGTTAACTTGTGTCCAAACTGTCCATCAAGCGGAAATCGTCCACAGTGACTTAAAGCCTGCGAACTTCCTCTTTGTCAGAGGGGTGCTCAAGATTATTGACTTTGGTATCGCCGACTCTGTTCCTGATCACACTGCAAATGTTTACAGAGATGCCCAAATCGGAACCCCAAACTACATGGCTCCAGAAGCATGGGTCAATGTTAATGACTCGATGCTGCCCATGAAACAGCTGTCAACAGAACACAAAAACACCTGGAAAGTCAGCAAACCGTCTGATATTTGGTCATGTGGGTGTATTATTTACCAAATGATTTACGGTAAGCCTCCATACGGCAAGTACAGTGGGAACCAGAGAATCATGGCCGTGTTGAATCCTCAAGTCAAGATCCAGTATCCGTCTAAAGGTATTGGTGGAGTTCCAGTTCCTACCAGCGCTATAGAATTAATGGAGAATTGCTTGGCCCGTATTCCAAACGATAGGTGGACAGTTGATAGGTGTTTAACCAGTGATTTCTTAAAACCTAAAGTGGTAAGTGAGAACTTTATCCGTGACTTGGTGCACCTGGCCGTAAACTTTGGTTATAATAACCGCGCTAATGGGACGGGAATCATAAGCACCGATGTTTACGACAAGTTGGTTGAGACAGTGATGagacaaattgaagagttgaattTTAGTTAG
- the TRM61 gene encoding tRNA (adenine-N(1)-)-methyltransferase catalytic subunit trm61 (EggNog:ENOG503NW0U; COG:J; BUSCO:EOG09262H50), with protein sequence MSFFSYKDVIEEGDLVLAFISRTDTKPITVTKGQILNTRFGHFKHEDMVGLKYGEQMEGAKGYGFIHLLHPTPELWTLSLPHRTQIVYTHDSAYIMQRLNVISGTRVIEAGTGSASFTHSFARTVGAAGRVFTYEFHEPRYIEAKKELEEHGLTTNTLITHRDVCEGGFEIANIPANFVSKNGGIDADMVFLDLPSPWTAITQLDSVMSKTSKVGVCCFSPCIEQVQKTVEALQEHGWINIELVEVSGRRWEARKDMIRDMGDVVKRLKDIQSRRGKGIETRKRGYLANGKRQLEEETDDSDSGVNKLPNTGKGFNPFGRGERVKEGDANYTWRNVTKVESEIKTHTSYLTFAIRLPC encoded by the coding sequence ATGTCGTTCTTCTCATACAAAGACGTTATAGAAGAGGGTGACCTTGTACTCGCCTTTATAAGCCGGACTGATACAAAGCCCATCACTGTCACCAAAGGCCAGATCCTCAACACCAGGTTTGGTCACTTTAAGCATGAGGATATGGTGGGTCTCAAGTATGGAGAACAAATGGAAGGTGCTAAAGGATATGGATTCATacaccttcttcatccCACGCCCGAACTTTGGACGCTATCACTCCCCCACAGAACCCAGATAGTATACACACACGACTCCGCCTACATTATGCAAAGGTTAAATGTAATTTCTGGTACTAGAGTTATAGAAGCTGGTACTGGCTCTGCTTCTTTCACTCATTCATTCGCCAGAACCGTTGGGGCAGCCGGAAGAGTTTTCACATACGAGTTCCATGAGCCTAGATATATTGAGGCCaagaaagaattggaagaacaTGGACTtaccacaaacacattgATTACTCATCGTGATGTTTGTGAAGGTGGGTTTGAGATTGCAAACATTCCAGCAAACTTTGTACTGAAAAATGGAGGAATTGACGCCGATATGGTATTCTTGGACTTGCCATCTCCGTGGACAGCCATaacccaacttgatctGGTAATGAGCAAGACTTCTAAAGTTGGAGTATGTTGTTTTTCACCTTGTATCGAGCAGGTGCAAAAGACTGTGGAAGCATTACAGGAGCATGGTTGGATCAATATTGAACTTGTAGAGGTTTCTGGAAGACGGTGGGAGGCTCGTAAAGACATGATCCGGGATATGGGAGACGTGGTGAAAAGGTTAAAGGATATTCAGTCAAGAAGAGGTAAGGGCATTGAGACCAGAAAAAGAGGTTATTTGGCCAACGGAAAAAGACAATTGGAAGAGGAAACCGACGACAGTGACTCGGGCGTCAATAAGCTTCCGAATACTGGAAAAGGATTCAATCCTTTTGGCAGAGGTGAACGGGTCAAGGAAGGTGATGCTAACTATACGTGGAGAAATGTTACCAAGGTGGAAAGCGAGATTAAGACTCACACATCATACTTGACGTTTGCCATCCGGTTGCCTTGCTAG
- a CDS encoding uncharacterized protein (COG:A; EggNog:ENOG503P2BY), which translates to MSAPNSRSISDGSSNAEDLYLEAYAFTTAAALVGSVDRKIFLLLRDGRNLFGVLRTFDQFANLVLQDTTERIYLDAEGSKSLEKPARFGETYRGVFMVRGENVVMMGAVDIDHEDEHLEVLQNIPFEAAEAELKAIQRERVQAEKQKTKSLLSRGLINDFTKSDLY; encoded by the coding sequence ATGTCGGCTCCAAATTCACGTTCGATTTCCGATGGATCGTCCAATGCCGAAGACTTATACTTAGAGGCGTATGCCTTCACCACAGCCGCAGCTCTTGTCGGGTCGGTCGACAGAAAGATATTTTTGTTGTTAAGAGACGGAAGAAACTTGTTTGGTGTCTTGAGAACGTTTGACCAATTTGCCAACTTGGTATTACAGGATACCACGGAAAGGATATACTTGGATGCAGAGGGAAGCAAGAGCTTGGAAAAGCCAGCCCGGTTTGGTGAAACTTATAGAGGAGTATTTATGGTCAGAGGAGAAAATGTAGTGATGATGGGAGCAGTGGATATCGACCATGAGGATGAACATTTAGAGGTGTTACAAAATATTCCATTCGAGGCTGCTGAAGCCGAGTTGAAGGCCATTCAAAGGGAAAGAGTTCAAGCGGAAAAGCAGAAAACTaagctgttgttgctgagAGGGTTGATTAACGATTTCACGAAGTCTGACTTGTATTAG
- the tom22 gene encoding mitochondrial import receptor subunit Tom22 (COG:U; EggNog:ENOG503P6N1), translating to MVKLTQIDETQASAFEPKNEQVYSDSDSESESEIEDDFDIENETLYDRILALKDIIPPKQRNVLLSAVQTVQSSVTTGLFKGGNLLWGVTSSLLLLGVPLSLAILSETQLQEMEREMSLQESAQSVLASGSEEKK from the coding sequence atggTTAAGTTAACCCAAATTGACGAGACACAGGCCAGTGCATTTGAGCCCAAGAACGAACAAGTCTacagtgacagtgacagtGAAAGTGAAAGCGAAATTGAAGACGACTTTGACATTGAAAACGAAACCCTTTATGACAGAATTCTtgctttgaaagatatCATTCCTCCAAAGCAAAGAAATGTACTTTTATCCGCAGTCCAAACCGTCCAGAGTCTGGTGACCACCGGATTGTTCAAAGGAGGTAACTTGTTGTGGGGTGTGACTTCGAGTcttttgttgttgggaGTTCCATTATCACTTGCTATTTTGAGTGAAACCCAATTGCAAGAAATGGAAAGAGAAATGTCATTACAAGAATCCGCTCAAAGTGTATTGGCGTCGGGAAGCGAAGAAAAGAAGTAA